The window TCTGCCATACGCTCTTGCTCCTAGATCTGTGCCGCGGCTGTTGCATTTGCGGCGTCATCGGGTCCGTCAAATCGGGCTTCCACGAGCTCCACGTTGGTGGTCTTAGGTCGCCACTTGAATACGCGGTTGGAGATCTTCTCGAAAACCAACTTCTCCAGGAGCAAGGCAAAGATCACGAAGAAGAAGGCGTAGCCGATGATGCCGTGCGCCCGGTGAGCGTCGTAATAGAACTTGATCGTCCAGCCGGCGCCGTCTTGGCCCGAGAACACTTCGGCGATTACCAGACCCTTCCAACCAATCGAGAACGCATATCGGATAGCTGCAAAGAAGAAAGGCATGAGCGAGGGGATCAACACATGACGAGTAGTTCGGTTCTTAGGCACCTTGAAGGCGTTGGCCATATCGAACAGCTCGCGGGGCGTGTTACGAACGCCCTCCCGAACGTTCACGATCACGAAGGGGATGCCGGTCAGGACCACCGTGACGATCGGTGAGCGATTGCCCATTCCGAAGATCAAGCCGGTGAAGAGAGCCCAGGCGAGTGCCGGCATCGCCAGGAGTGCCATCACCCAGTCGTGGAAGAAAGCGTCAACGGCCTTGGATAGACCCATCCCTAGTCCAATGATCGTGCCGATCACCATGGCAATGACGAATCCTGAACCCAACCGGAGTAGTGACCGTCCGAATGTCAGGTACAAATTTTCGCGGGTGATGGCTTGTTTGCCCTCGACGAATGGGTTGATGATTTCTCCCCACATCATGTCGACGACTTCCATCGGGGTGGGGAGAACGTCGACCGCGAACGGCCAAATTTTCCGAATGATTTGCATCCCGACCTGCCAGAACAGGAGTACGCCAATCGGGAAAAGGACCCGTGGTATCCAGGTCGACCTTTTCCACCGGGTAATGAGAGAGACCGGTTTGGTCGACTTCGGAAGCTGAGCGGTTGCAGTGGTCATCTTTTACCTCTCATGTTGCTGCAACTCCCTGGCGCCAACGGAAGTACCGGTTTTCAAATGCCTGAAGTACGACCTTTTCCAGGAAAAGGGCGAACAAGAAAAATGCCAGAATCCATGTGAGGAATTCGTCCATCTGGAACAGTTGGCTGCTAGTCCGCATCTCGAATCCGATGCCCCGACCTGAGGAGAAGATCTCTGTGAGCACAGTGACTTTCCAGGCGATCGAGAACCCGAACCGGACGCCGGTGAACAGGTAGGGCGCCAGATGGGGAAGAACAATGTGTCGGTTCCTTCCGATCACGTCGACCCGAAAGGCCTTGCCCATGTCGACGAGATCCTTTGGCAGGGACTTGACGCCCTCGTAGACGTTGACGCTCACGAGGGCGAAGGTGGTCAAAACGATGGTGATGATCGGGCCGGCGATCCGGTTTCCGAAGATGATGGCGGTGATCAACGCCCAGATGAGACCCGGGGCGGTCAGGCTGATGAGAGTGGCGTCCCGGAAAAAGGCCTCCCACCAACGGTTCTGGGATATCAATCCGATGAACAGGCCGATGGCGAACGAGAGC is drawn from Acidimicrobiia bacterium and contains these coding sequences:
- a CDS encoding ABC transporter permease, with amino-acid sequence MTTATAQLPKSTKPVSLITRWKRSTWIPRVLFPIGVLLFWQVGMQIIRKIWPFAVDVLPTPMEVVDMMWGEIINPFVEGKQAITRENLYLTFGRSLLRLGSGFVIAMVIGTIIGLGMGLSKAVDAFFHDWVMALLAMPALAWALFTGLIFGMGNRSPIVTVVLTGIPFVIVNVREGVRNTPRELFDMANAFKVPKNRTTRHVLIPSLMPFFFAAIRYAFSIGWKGLVIAEVFSGQDGAGWTIKFYYDAHRAHGIIGYAFFFVIFALLLEKLVFEKISNRVFKWRPKTTNVELVEARFDGPDDAANATAAAQI
- a CDS encoding ABC transporter permease subunit codes for the protein MVAATDPDIQHTTEEQLAQQARRKELGQKWLWRILGYICFLGAWEYGSGRILEEALLPGPTRIVRTFGELWAAGKMLDAFQATTFRIAVGFGLSFAIGLFIGLISQNRWWEAFFRDATLISLTAPGLIWALITAIIFGNRIAGPIITIVLTTFALVSVNVYEGVKSLPKDLVDMGKAFRVDVIGRNRHIVLPHLAPYLFTGVRFGFSIAWKVTVLTEIFSSGRGIGFEMRTSSQLFQMDEFLTWILAFFLFALFLEKVVLQAFENRYFRWRQGVAAT